A window of Oncorhynchus nerka isolate Pitt River linkage group LG4, Oner_Uvic_2.0, whole genome shotgun sequence contains these coding sequences:
- the LOC115128992 gene encoding transcription factor AP-2-epsilon isoform X4, with translation MLVHTYSAMDRADGLTGSSPSGRLSQLSSLNQAAYSSAPPLCHTPASDFQPPYFPPPYPQSSLSYSQSQDSAYSHLSDPYNSINSIHQHQQAAWHSQRSRSDEGALLSQSHRALSLDPRREYPGVPRLLHGLGEGAAALGDGPLGMHIGHHGLEDMQGMEEGSALGILDHSVIKKVPIPSKLNGSSLSALHLSKDGLGIGSVSNPGEVFCSVPGRLSLLSSTSKYKVTVGEVQRRLAPPECLNASLLGGVLRRAKSKNGGRCLRERLEKIGLNLPAGRRKAANVTLLTALVEGEAVHLARDFGYVCETEFPARATAEYLCRQSDPEQLPTRRSMLLATKDICKEFVDLMSQDRSPLGASRPNPCLEHGVQSNLTHFSLLTHGFGTPAICAALSAFQSYLVEAIKMLDKDQGGGKGHHEKEMKHRK, from the exons ATGTTAGTCCACACATATTCGGCTATG GACCGCGCAGACGGACTGACCGGCTCCTCGCCGAGTGGGCGACTGTCCCAACTCTCCTCGCTGAACCAGGCAGCTTACTCCTCGGCTCCCCCGCTTTGCCACACACCGGCCTCTGATTTCCAACCTCCGTACTTCCCCCCTCCATACCCACAGTCTTCGCTCTCATACTCCCAGAGCCAGGACTCTGCATACTCTCACTTATCGGACCCCTACAACTCCATCAACTCCATCCATCAGCATCAGCAAGCGGCATGGCACTCGCAGAGATCGCGGTCGGACGAGGGGGCGCTATTGTCACAGTCACACCGGGCTTTAAGCCTCGATCCCCGTCGGGAGTACCCCGGTGTACCCCGGCTTCTCCACGGACTCGGGGAGGGTGCCGCAGCTCTAGGAGACGGTCCTCTTGGAATGCATATTGGACATCACGGACTGGAGGACATGCAG GGAATGGAGGAGGGATCAGCCTTGGGCATCCTGGACCACTCCGTCATTAAGAAAG ttccCATCCCCTCCAAGTTGAACGGCTCCTCCCTGTCGGCTCTCCACCTCAGTAAGGATGGTCTAGGGATTGGTTCCGTGTCCAACCCAGGGGAGGTGTTCTGCTCCGTCCCCGGCCGCCTCTCCCTCCTCAGCTCCACCTCCAAGTACAAGGTCACCGTGGGGGAGGTGCAGCGACGTCTGGCCCCGCCTGAGTGCCTGAACGCTTCCCTGTTGGGCGGAGTCCTCCGCAG ggcAAAGTCAAAGAATGGCGGGCGCTGTCTGAGAGAGCGTCTGGAAAAGATCGGGCTTAATCTCCCCGCCGGGCGACGCAAGGCCGCCAACGTCACCCTCCTGACGGCTCTAGTGGAGG GTGAGGCAGTCCACCTGGCCCGTGACTTTGGGTATGTGTGCGAGACGGAGTTCCCTGCCAGAGCGACAGCAGAGTATCTGTGTAGGCAGAGTGACCCCGAGCAGCTTCCCACACGACGCAGTATGCTGCTGGCCACCAA GGATATCTGCAAGGAGTTTGTGGACCTGATGTCCCAGGACCGCTCTCCTCTGGGGGCGAGTCGTCCCAACCCCTGTCTGGAGCACGGGGTTCAGAGCAATCTCACCCACTTCAGCCTGCTCACCCACGGCTTCGGTACCCCCGCTATCTGCGCCGCCCTCTCCGCCTTCCAGAGCTACCTGGTGGAGGCCATCAAAATGCTGGACAAGGACCAGGGGGGTGGCAAGGGGCACCACGAGAAGGAGATGAAGCACCGCAAATAA
- the LOC115128992 gene encoding transcription factor AP-2-epsilon isoform X1 — translation MLWKSRTKTEPYCLQDRADGLTGSSPSGRLSQLSSLNQAAYSSAPPLCHTPASDFQPPYFPPPYPQSSLSYSQSQDSAYSHLSDPYNSINSIHQHQQAAWHSQRSRSDEGALLSQSHRALSLDPRREYPGVPRLLHGLGEGAAALGDGPLGMHIGHHGLEDMQVGLFGMEEGSALGILDHSVIKKVPIPSKLNGSSLSALHLSKDGLGIGSVSNPGEVFCSVPGRLSLLSSTSKYKVTVGEVQRRLAPPECLNASLLGGVLRRAKSKNGGRCLRERLEKIGLNLPAGRRKAANVTLLTALVEGEAVHLARDFGYVCETEFPARATAEYLCRQSDPEQLPTRRSMLLATKDICKEFVDLMSQDRSPLGASRPNPCLEHGVQSNLTHFSLLTHGFGTPAICAALSAFQSYLVEAIKMLDKDQGGGKGHHEKEMKHRK, via the exons ATGCTTTGGAAATCGCGAACGAAGACTGAGCCCTACTGTCTTCAG GACCGCGCAGACGGACTGACCGGCTCCTCGCCGAGTGGGCGACTGTCCCAACTCTCCTCGCTGAACCAGGCAGCTTACTCCTCGGCTCCCCCGCTTTGCCACACACCGGCCTCTGATTTCCAACCTCCGTACTTCCCCCCTCCATACCCACAGTCTTCGCTCTCATACTCCCAGAGCCAGGACTCTGCATACTCTCACTTATCGGACCCCTACAACTCCATCAACTCCATCCATCAGCATCAGCAAGCGGCATGGCACTCGCAGAGATCGCGGTCGGACGAGGGGGCGCTATTGTCACAGTCACACCGGGCTTTAAGCCTCGATCCCCGTCGGGAGTACCCCGGTGTACCCCGGCTTCTCCACGGACTCGGGGAGGGTGCCGCAGCTCTAGGAGACGGTCCTCTTGGAATGCATATTGGACATCACGGACTGGAGGACATGCAGGTGGGTTTATTT GGAATGGAGGAGGGATCAGCCTTGGGCATCCTGGACCACTCCGTCATTAAGAAAG ttccCATCCCCTCCAAGTTGAACGGCTCCTCCCTGTCGGCTCTCCACCTCAGTAAGGATGGTCTAGGGATTGGTTCCGTGTCCAACCCAGGGGAGGTGTTCTGCTCCGTCCCCGGCCGCCTCTCCCTCCTCAGCTCCACCTCCAAGTACAAGGTCACCGTGGGGGAGGTGCAGCGACGTCTGGCCCCGCCTGAGTGCCTGAACGCTTCCCTGTTGGGCGGAGTCCTCCGCAG ggcAAAGTCAAAGAATGGCGGGCGCTGTCTGAGAGAGCGTCTGGAAAAGATCGGGCTTAATCTCCCCGCCGGGCGACGCAAGGCCGCCAACGTCACCCTCCTGACGGCTCTAGTGGAGG GTGAGGCAGTCCACCTGGCCCGTGACTTTGGGTATGTGTGCGAGACGGAGTTCCCTGCCAGAGCGACAGCAGAGTATCTGTGTAGGCAGAGTGACCCCGAGCAGCTTCCCACACGACGCAGTATGCTGCTGGCCACCAA GGATATCTGCAAGGAGTTTGTGGACCTGATGTCCCAGGACCGCTCTCCTCTGGGGGCGAGTCGTCCCAACCCCTGTCTGGAGCACGGGGTTCAGAGCAATCTCACCCACTTCAGCCTGCTCACCCACGGCTTCGGTACCCCCGCTATCTGCGCCGCCCTCTCCGCCTTCCAGAGCTACCTGGTGGAGGCCATCAAAATGCTGGACAAGGACCAGGGGGGTGGCAAGGGGCACCACGAGAAGGAGATGAAGCACCGCAAATAA
- the LOC115128992 gene encoding transcription factor AP-2-epsilon isoform X3 — protein MLVHTYSAMDRADGLTGSSPSGRLSQLSSLNQAAYSSAPPLCHTPASDFQPPYFPPPYPQSSLSYSQSQDSAYSHLSDPYNSINSIHQHQQAAWHSQRSRSDEGALLSQSHRALSLDPRREYPGVPRLLHGLGEGAAALGDGPLGMHIGHHGLEDMQVGLFGMEEGSALGILDHSVIKKVPIPSKLNGSSLSALHLSKDGLGIGSVSNPGEVFCSVPGRLSLLSSTSKYKVTVGEVQRRLAPPECLNASLLGGVLRRAKSKNGGRCLRERLEKIGLNLPAGRRKAANVTLLTALVEGEAVHLARDFGYVCETEFPARATAEYLCRQSDPEQLPTRRSMLLATKDICKEFVDLMSQDRSPLGASRPNPCLEHGVQSNLTHFSLLTHGFGTPAICAALSAFQSYLVEAIKMLDKDQGGGKGHHEKEMKHRK, from the exons ATGTTAGTCCACACATATTCGGCTATG GACCGCGCAGACGGACTGACCGGCTCCTCGCCGAGTGGGCGACTGTCCCAACTCTCCTCGCTGAACCAGGCAGCTTACTCCTCGGCTCCCCCGCTTTGCCACACACCGGCCTCTGATTTCCAACCTCCGTACTTCCCCCCTCCATACCCACAGTCTTCGCTCTCATACTCCCAGAGCCAGGACTCTGCATACTCTCACTTATCGGACCCCTACAACTCCATCAACTCCATCCATCAGCATCAGCAAGCGGCATGGCACTCGCAGAGATCGCGGTCGGACGAGGGGGCGCTATTGTCACAGTCACACCGGGCTTTAAGCCTCGATCCCCGTCGGGAGTACCCCGGTGTACCCCGGCTTCTCCACGGACTCGGGGAGGGTGCCGCAGCTCTAGGAGACGGTCCTCTTGGAATGCATATTGGACATCACGGACTGGAGGACATGCAGGTGGGTTTATTT GGAATGGAGGAGGGATCAGCCTTGGGCATCCTGGACCACTCCGTCATTAAGAAAG ttccCATCCCCTCCAAGTTGAACGGCTCCTCCCTGTCGGCTCTCCACCTCAGTAAGGATGGTCTAGGGATTGGTTCCGTGTCCAACCCAGGGGAGGTGTTCTGCTCCGTCCCCGGCCGCCTCTCCCTCCTCAGCTCCACCTCCAAGTACAAGGTCACCGTGGGGGAGGTGCAGCGACGTCTGGCCCCGCCTGAGTGCCTGAACGCTTCCCTGTTGGGCGGAGTCCTCCGCAG ggcAAAGTCAAAGAATGGCGGGCGCTGTCTGAGAGAGCGTCTGGAAAAGATCGGGCTTAATCTCCCCGCCGGGCGACGCAAGGCCGCCAACGTCACCCTCCTGACGGCTCTAGTGGAGG GTGAGGCAGTCCACCTGGCCCGTGACTTTGGGTATGTGTGCGAGACGGAGTTCCCTGCCAGAGCGACAGCAGAGTATCTGTGTAGGCAGAGTGACCCCGAGCAGCTTCCCACACGACGCAGTATGCTGCTGGCCACCAA GGATATCTGCAAGGAGTTTGTGGACCTGATGTCCCAGGACCGCTCTCCTCTGGGGGCGAGTCGTCCCAACCCCTGTCTGGAGCACGGGGTTCAGAGCAATCTCACCCACTTCAGCCTGCTCACCCACGGCTTCGGTACCCCCGCTATCTGCGCCGCCCTCTCCGCCTTCCAGAGCTACCTGGTGGAGGCCATCAAAATGCTGGACAAGGACCAGGGGGGTGGCAAGGGGCACCACGAGAAGGAGATGAAGCACCGCAAATAA
- the LOC115128991 gene encoding LOW QUALITY PROTEIN: uncharacterized protein LOC115128991 (The sequence of the model RefSeq protein was modified relative to this genomic sequence to represent the inferred CDS: deleted 1 base in 1 codon; substituted 1 base at 1 genomic stop codon), which produces MGDSQSRSRSESSTRIESRSRKLESHSRRIESPARRSEFQPSKMLHQDRPVNPQYRGQGGTSSPLRILSNNSQQQGGKRKQGEKDGNFNFLGQDDDVMTGGDENRNQVRPRNQGPLGRDQPHLPSSSNHYGPGPLSPLSRLPCWSPLESLPEIESGDDGYGRVPPDGAEEGKMEEEMGRMSDDEKEKQDLGGGVMKQGVVVEEEAEEEVEVEDPEEWGDSDSDFEFSYRSSGSLSSLNMESGGEGAGMGGWDRIGVGEPKPDHHQGQPGDPCRPSRPPYPLFDPEVGXKMERKRSSKPLRTGNSLLDGGALSDSDTDCGELPEPEDAVWTLRDRERFKAQEMEKHQAQLTMYRRLALIRWVRSLQGRVQEQQNRLQSSFDVILDHRKELLRMGAATTATATASQS; this is translated from the exons ATGGG TGACTCTCAGTCAAGATCAAGAAGTGAATCTTCAACAAGAATTGAGTCTCGGTCAAGAAAACTTGAATCTCATTCACGGAGAATTGAATCCCCAGCAAGAAGAAGTGAGTTTCAGCCAAGCAAAATGCTCCACCAGGACAGACCCGTAAACCCCCAGTACCGAGGCCAGGGAGGCACCTCCTCCCCACTGCGGATCCTCAGCAACAACAGCCAGCAGCAGGGGGGCAAAAGGAAGCAAGGGGAGAAGGACGGCAACTTCAACTTCCTGGGTCAAGACGATGACGTCATGACGGGGGGAGACGAGAATCGCAACCAGGTGCGTCCTCGtaaccagggcccattgggcCGCGACCAGCcccaccttccctcctcctccaaccACTACGGTCCGGGGCCCCTGTCCCCGCTCTCCCGTCTGCCCTGCTGGAGCCCTCTGGAGTCCCTGCCTGAGATTGAGAGCGGGGACGATGGGTACGGAAGAGTGCCCCCGGATGGTGCGGAGGAGggcaagatggaggaggagatggggaggatgagcgATGACGAGAAGGAGAAACAAGACCTGGGGGGAGGTGTCATGAAACAGGGAGTGGTTGTggaagaggaggcggaggaggaggtggaagtgGAGGACCCAGAGGAATGGGGCGACAGCGACTCAGACTTTGAGTTCAGCTACAGGTCCAGTGGTAGCCTGTCCTCTCTCAATATGGAGAGCGGAGGCGAAGGGGCTGGCATGGGAGGGTGGGACCGCATCGGTGTGGGGGAGCCCAAGCCTGACCACCACCAGGGGCAACCAGGAGACCCCTGCCGCCCCAGCAGGCCCCCTTACCCCCTCTTTGACCCGGAAGTGGGATGA AAAATGGAGAGGAAAAGGAGCAGCAAGCCTCTGAGAACGGGGAACAGTCTGCTTGACGGAGGAGCGTTGTCGGACTCGGACACGGACTGCGGCGAGCTGCCTGAGCCGGAGGACGCCGTGTGGACCCTGAGGGACCGCGAGCGCTTCAAGGCCCAGGAGATGGAGAAGCACCAGGCCCAGCTCACCATGTACCGCAGGCTGGCTCTGATCCGCTGGGTCCGCAGCCTGCAGGGCCGTGTCCAGGAGCAGCAGAACCGCCTCCAGTCCAGCTTTGACGTCATCCTCGACCACAGGAAGGAGCTGCTGCGCATGGGCGCTGCCACCACTGCAACTGCCACAGCCAGCCAAtcgtag
- the LOC115128992 gene encoding transcription factor AP-2-epsilon isoform X2, producing the protein MLWKSRTKTEPYCLQDRADGLTGSSPSGRLSQLSSLNQAAYSSAPPLCHTPASDFQPPYFPPPYPQSSLSYSQSQDSAYSHLSDPYNSINSIHQHQQAAWHSQRSRSDEGALLSQSHRALSLDPRREYPGVPRLLHGLGEGAAALGDGPLGMHIGHHGLEDMQGMEEGSALGILDHSVIKKVPIPSKLNGSSLSALHLSKDGLGIGSVSNPGEVFCSVPGRLSLLSSTSKYKVTVGEVQRRLAPPECLNASLLGGVLRRAKSKNGGRCLRERLEKIGLNLPAGRRKAANVTLLTALVEGEAVHLARDFGYVCETEFPARATAEYLCRQSDPEQLPTRRSMLLATKDICKEFVDLMSQDRSPLGASRPNPCLEHGVQSNLTHFSLLTHGFGTPAICAALSAFQSYLVEAIKMLDKDQGGGKGHHEKEMKHRK; encoded by the exons ATGCTTTGGAAATCGCGAACGAAGACTGAGCCCTACTGTCTTCAG GACCGCGCAGACGGACTGACCGGCTCCTCGCCGAGTGGGCGACTGTCCCAACTCTCCTCGCTGAACCAGGCAGCTTACTCCTCGGCTCCCCCGCTTTGCCACACACCGGCCTCTGATTTCCAACCTCCGTACTTCCCCCCTCCATACCCACAGTCTTCGCTCTCATACTCCCAGAGCCAGGACTCTGCATACTCTCACTTATCGGACCCCTACAACTCCATCAACTCCATCCATCAGCATCAGCAAGCGGCATGGCACTCGCAGAGATCGCGGTCGGACGAGGGGGCGCTATTGTCACAGTCACACCGGGCTTTAAGCCTCGATCCCCGTCGGGAGTACCCCGGTGTACCCCGGCTTCTCCACGGACTCGGGGAGGGTGCCGCAGCTCTAGGAGACGGTCCTCTTGGAATGCATATTGGACATCACGGACTGGAGGACATGCAG GGAATGGAGGAGGGATCAGCCTTGGGCATCCTGGACCACTCCGTCATTAAGAAAG ttccCATCCCCTCCAAGTTGAACGGCTCCTCCCTGTCGGCTCTCCACCTCAGTAAGGATGGTCTAGGGATTGGTTCCGTGTCCAACCCAGGGGAGGTGTTCTGCTCCGTCCCCGGCCGCCTCTCCCTCCTCAGCTCCACCTCCAAGTACAAGGTCACCGTGGGGGAGGTGCAGCGACGTCTGGCCCCGCCTGAGTGCCTGAACGCTTCCCTGTTGGGCGGAGTCCTCCGCAG ggcAAAGTCAAAGAATGGCGGGCGCTGTCTGAGAGAGCGTCTGGAAAAGATCGGGCTTAATCTCCCCGCCGGGCGACGCAAGGCCGCCAACGTCACCCTCCTGACGGCTCTAGTGGAGG GTGAGGCAGTCCACCTGGCCCGTGACTTTGGGTATGTGTGCGAGACGGAGTTCCCTGCCAGAGCGACAGCAGAGTATCTGTGTAGGCAGAGTGACCCCGAGCAGCTTCCCACACGACGCAGTATGCTGCTGGCCACCAA GGATATCTGCAAGGAGTTTGTGGACCTGATGTCCCAGGACCGCTCTCCTCTGGGGGCGAGTCGTCCCAACCCCTGTCTGGAGCACGGGGTTCAGAGCAATCTCACCCACTTCAGCCTGCTCACCCACGGCTTCGGTACCCCCGCTATCTGCGCCGCCCTCTCCGCCTTCCAGAGCTACCTGGTGGAGGCCATCAAAATGCTGGACAAGGACCAGGGGGGTGGCAAGGGGCACCACGAGAAGGAGATGAAGCACCGCAAATAA
- the LOC115128311 gene encoding proteasome subunit beta type-2-like: protein MEYLIGIQGQDFVLVAADNVAAHSIVKMKQDQDKMFKLSDKILLLCVGEAGDTVQFAEYIQKNIQLYKMRNGYELSPTAAANFTRKNLADYLRSRTPYHVNLLLAGFDETDGPGLYYMDHLSALAKAPFAAHGYGAYLTLSILDRHYRPDLTRDEAMDLLKKCIEELNHRFILNLPSFSVRLIDKDGTHDLEKLIPVGAK from the exons ATGGAATATTTGATCGGAATTCAGGGACAAGACTTTGTCCTAGTTGCTGCTGATAATGTTGCAGCCCACAGCATCGTTAAAATGAAACAGG ACCAGGACAAGATGTTCAAGCTGAGCGATAAGATTCTGTTGCTATGTGTGGGAGAGGCAGGAGACACAGTGCAGTTTGCAGAGTATATTCAGAAGAATATTCAGCTATACAAAATGAGGAATG GTTATGAACTCAGTCCAACAGCAGCAGCCAACTTCACACGCAAGAACCTTGCAGACTACCTTCGAAGCAGG ACTCCCTACCATGTGAACCTGTTGCTGGCTGGGTTTGATGAGACGGACGGCCCAGGGCTCTACTACATGGATCACCTGTCTGCTCTGGCCAAGGCCCCCTTTGCTGCCCACGGCTACGGAGCCTACCTCACCCTGTCTATCCTCGACCGCCACTACAGACCAG ATCTGACTCGGGATGAAGCCATGGACCTGCTGAAGAAGTGCATTGAGGAG CTGAACCACCGCTTCATCCTCAACCTGCCCTCCTTCAGCGTCCGTTTGATTGACAAGGACGGCACCCATGACCTGGAGAAGCTTATCCCTGTGGGCGCCAAGTGA